Proteins encoded within one genomic window of Columba livia isolate bColLiv1 breed racing homer chromosome 1, bColLiv1.pat.W.v2, whole genome shotgun sequence:
- the CEP83 gene encoding centrosomal protein of 83 kDa isoform X3, whose amino-acid sequence MDALGSVLPPMAGNGDTANAQELQNLLINEKMQSEYYKANFQTSSAENLRLQEDYMKSQDELKRLLVEKQTVQDRYEYLLAECQEELRGKIQELEKLKMEVISPPKIELLKAQIQRELESSMTERYRKLENEVEKYRTEYNKLRYEHTFLKSEFEHQKEEHACILEEKKIKYEAEIARLDKDKEELHKQLLSVDPTRDSKRVEALSREKAQLFQKLKGLEAEVAELRAERDNCVVQAENVQRVQVRQITEMQAMIRSLEAENKSADLQIDRLEKELRMSHEQNALLTSKLHKYEREVNSLAAKVEEVKHSHKLEVTNVKLEAAKTKNEAERERNKIQSEMDGLLSDKEVLKAAVEHHKMLLAEKDRELIRKVQAAKEEVLEKIAALQNEKLELENRLSDLEKMKQEQDTGRQSEKDQYEEKLRVVQMAEESSRKELQRLRLKIQQQTTQMEELEEKKRESADLKQQIHDMQVQLASISQSENDLLESNQKLKETIERLRQECQHARSQAEKAQLETEKTLEYKRIEWLEEKHVLTQCITEKEEKYSQLRNKLCRAAVAQKKRKTLNDNKHRRMQEKLQLLEAKLEELEKENQVLNRQNVSYEEHTRLQKRLKDLQRRHNEFRSLILNPNMPSLNPEEQHQRELSLLRKRLEELENTQRKQLEDLGPPRERVTLGTYRESGRTKMVGEGDAQSENSK is encoded by the exons ATGGATGCTTTGGGCAGTGTCCTTCCTCCCATGGCTGGAAATGGTGATACGGCTAATGCACAAGAACTACAAAACCTTCTgattaatgaaaaaatgcaaTCTGAATACTACAAAGCAAATTTTCAAACTTCAAGTGCAGAAAATCTAAG GTTACAGGAGGACTATATGAAATCACAAGATGAACTGAAGCGGTTGTTAGTTGAAAAGCAGACTGTACAGGACAGGTATGAGTATCTTCTTGCTGAATGTCAAGAGGAGTTGCGGGGTAAAATCCAAGAGCTAGAAAAACTGAAGATGGAG GTGATAAGTCCTCCAAAAATAGAACTGTTAAAAGCACAAATACAACGGGAATTGGAATCTTCTATGACAGAACGTTATCGGAAGCTAGAAAAT GAGgtggaaaaatacagaacagaatATAACAAACTTCGTTATGAACATACTTTTCTGAAATCAGAATTTGAACATCAAAAGGAAGAACATGCATGTATtttagaagagaagaaaataaaatatgaggCTGAG ATTGCAAGACTGGATAAAGATAAAGAAGAACTCCATAAACAGCTGCTTAGTGTTGATCCCACGAGGGACAGTAAACGCGTGGAGGCACTCTCTAGAGAAAAGGCACAActgtttcagaaattaaaaggcTTAGAAGCAGAAGTAGCAGAGCTAAGAGCAGAAAGAGACAATTGTGTTGTGCAAGCAGAAAATGTTCAAAGAGTACAAGTACGACAGATAACTGAGATGCAGGCTATGATAAGGTCTCTAGAG GCAGAAAATAAGTCTGCTGACCTACAGATTGATCGACTTGAGAAAGAACTACGGATGAGTCATGAGCAAAATGCTCTTTTAACTAGTAAACTTCACAAATATGAACGAGAGGTCAATTCTTTAGCTGCTAAA gtAGAAGAAGTTAAGCATTCACATAAATTGGAAGTAACAAATGTCAAACTGGAGGCagcaaaaacaaagaatgaggcagaaagagagagaaacaagatTCAAAGTGAAATGGATG GATTGCTGTCAGACAAGGAAGTTCTTAAGGCAGCTGTTGAACATCATAAGATGCTTTTAGCAGAAAAGGACCGGGAGCTAATTCGTAAAGTGCAAGCTGCCAAAGAGGAAGTTCTTGAAAAGATTGCAGCCTTACAGAATGAAAA GTTAGAACTCGAGAACAGATTATCTGACCTAGAGAAGATGAAGCAGGAACAAGATACTGGGAGACAATCTGAAAAGGATCAATATGAAGAGAAACTGCGTGTTGTACAGATGGCAGAAGAATCTAGCAGAAAGGAACTTCAGCGTTTGCG attaaaaattCAACAGCAAACTACTCAGATGGAGgagctggaagaaaagaaacGTGAAAGTGCTGATCTGAAACAG CAAATTCACGACATGCAAGTCCAGCTTGCCTCAATTTCTCAATCAGAAAATGATTTGTTGGAGTCTAATCAGAAGCTGAAGGAAACAATAGAGAGACTGAGACAAGAATGTCAACATGCAAGGAGTCAAGCAGAAAAAGCTCAGCTGGAAACAgagaa GACTTTAGAATACAAACGTATAGAATGGCTGGAGGAGAAGCACGTGCTTACTCAGTGCAtcacagagaaggaagagaaatacAGCCAGCTGAGGAACAAGCTATGTCGAGCTGCTGTTGCTCAAAAAAAG AGAAAGACTCTCAATGATAATAAACACAGGAGGATGCAAGAGAAACTACAGCTTTTGGAAGCCAAGCTAGAAGagttggaaaaagaaaatcaggtgCTAAATAG GCAGAATGTTTCCTATGAAGAACACACACGCCTCCAGAAGAGACTAAAGGACTTGCAGCGCAGGCACAATGAATTCCGGAGTTTAATTCTGAATCCTAACATGCCGTCGCTCAATCCA gaGGAACAGCATCAAAGAGAGCTCTCCCTGCTTCGCAAGCGGTTGGAAGAACtagaaaacacacagagaaaacagctgGAAGATCTCGGACCACCTAGAGAGCGAGTAACATTGGGCACATACAGGGAGTCAGGTAGAACCAAGATGGTTGGAGAAGGTGATGCACAAAGCGAGAACTCCAAATAA
- the CEP83 gene encoding centrosomal protein of 83 kDa isoform X5: MDALGSVLPPMAGNGDTANAQELQNLLINEKMQSEYYKANFQTSSAENLRLQEDYMKSQDELKRLLVEKQTVQDRYEYLLAECQEELRGKIQELEKLKMEVISPPKIELLKAQIQRELESSMTERYRKLENEVEKYRTEYNKLRYEHTFLKSEFEHQKEEHACILEEKKIKYEAEAENKSADLQIDRLEKELRMSHEQNALLTSKLHKYEREVNSLAAKVEEVKHSHKLEVTNVKLEAAKTKNEAERERNKIQSEMDGLLSDKEVLKAAVEHHKMLLAEKDRELIRKVQAAKEEVLEKIAALQNEKLELENRLSDLEKMKQEQDTGRQSEKDQYEEKLRVVQMAEESSRKELQRLRLKIQQQTTQMEELEEKKRESADLKQQIHDMQVQLASISQSENDLLESNQKLKETIERLRQECQHARSQAEKAQLETEKTLEYKRIEWLEEKHVLTQCITEKEEKYSQLRNKLCRAAVAQKKRKTLNDNKHRRMQEKLQLLEAKLEELEKENQVLNRQNVSYEEHTRLQKRLKDLQRRHNEFRSLILNPNMPSLNPVSIMSLSALPPGPEMSFGHLQEEQHQRELSLLRKRLEELENTQRKQLEDLGPPRERVTLGTYRESGRTKMVGEGDAQSENSK, encoded by the exons ATGGATGCTTTGGGCAGTGTCCTTCCTCCCATGGCTGGAAATGGTGATACGGCTAATGCACAAGAACTACAAAACCTTCTgattaatgaaaaaatgcaaTCTGAATACTACAAAGCAAATTTTCAAACTTCAAGTGCAGAAAATCTAAG GTTACAGGAGGACTATATGAAATCACAAGATGAACTGAAGCGGTTGTTAGTTGAAAAGCAGACTGTACAGGACAGGTATGAGTATCTTCTTGCTGAATGTCAAGAGGAGTTGCGGGGTAAAATCCAAGAGCTAGAAAAACTGAAGATGGAG GTGATAAGTCCTCCAAAAATAGAACTGTTAAAAGCACAAATACAACGGGAATTGGAATCTTCTATGACAGAACGTTATCGGAAGCTAGAAAAT GAGgtggaaaaatacagaacagaatATAACAAACTTCGTTATGAACATACTTTTCTGAAATCAGAATTTGAACATCAAAAGGAAGAACATGCATGTATtttagaagagaagaaaataaaatatgaggCTGAG GCAGAAAATAAGTCTGCTGACCTACAGATTGATCGACTTGAGAAAGAACTACGGATGAGTCATGAGCAAAATGCTCTTTTAACTAGTAAACTTCACAAATATGAACGAGAGGTCAATTCTTTAGCTGCTAAA gtAGAAGAAGTTAAGCATTCACATAAATTGGAAGTAACAAATGTCAAACTGGAGGCagcaaaaacaaagaatgaggcagaaagagagagaaacaagatTCAAAGTGAAATGGATG GATTGCTGTCAGACAAGGAAGTTCTTAAGGCAGCTGTTGAACATCATAAGATGCTTTTAGCAGAAAAGGACCGGGAGCTAATTCGTAAAGTGCAAGCTGCCAAAGAGGAAGTTCTTGAAAAGATTGCAGCCTTACAGAATGAAAA GTTAGAACTCGAGAACAGATTATCTGACCTAGAGAAGATGAAGCAGGAACAAGATACTGGGAGACAATCTGAAAAGGATCAATATGAAGAGAAACTGCGTGTTGTACAGATGGCAGAAGAATCTAGCAGAAAGGAACTTCAGCGTTTGCG attaaaaattCAACAGCAAACTACTCAGATGGAGgagctggaagaaaagaaacGTGAAAGTGCTGATCTGAAACAG CAAATTCACGACATGCAAGTCCAGCTTGCCTCAATTTCTCAATCAGAAAATGATTTGTTGGAGTCTAATCAGAAGCTGAAGGAAACAATAGAGAGACTGAGACAAGAATGTCAACATGCAAGGAGTCAAGCAGAAAAAGCTCAGCTGGAAACAgagaa GACTTTAGAATACAAACGTATAGAATGGCTGGAGGAGAAGCACGTGCTTACTCAGTGCAtcacagagaaggaagagaaatacAGCCAGCTGAGGAACAAGCTATGTCGAGCTGCTGTTGCTCAAAAAAAG AGAAAGACTCTCAATGATAATAAACACAGGAGGATGCAAGAGAAACTACAGCTTTTGGAAGCCAAGCTAGAAGagttggaaaaagaaaatcaggtgCTAAATAG GCAGAATGTTTCCTATGAAGAACACACACGCCTCCAGAAGAGACTAAAGGACTTGCAGCGCAGGCACAATGAATTCCGGAGTTTAATTCTGAATCCTAACATGCCGTCGCTCAATCCAGTCAGTATAATGTCATTGTCTGCCTTGCCTCCCGGGCCTGAAATGTCCTTCGGCCATCTCCAG gaGGAACAGCATCAAAGAGAGCTCTCCCTGCTTCGCAAGCGGTTGGAAGAACtagaaaacacacagagaaaacagctgGAAGATCTCGGACCACCTAGAGAGCGAGTAACATTGGGCACATACAGGGAGTCAGGTAGAACCAAGATGGTTGGAGAAGGTGATGCACAAAGCGAGAACTCCAAATAA
- the CEP83 gene encoding centrosomal protein of 83 kDa isoform X6, whose protein sequence is MDALGSVLPPMAGNGDTANAQELQNLLINEKMQSEYYKANFQTSSAENLRLQEDYMKSQDELKRLLVEKQTVQDRYEYLLAECQEELRGKIQELEKLKMEVISPPKIELLKAQIQRELESSMTERYRKLENEVEKYRTEYNKLRYEHTFLKSEFEHQKEEHACILEEKKIKYEAEAENKSADLQIDRLEKELRMSHEQNALLTSKLHKYEREVNSLAAKVKEVKHSHKLEVTNVKLEAAKTKNEAERERNKIQSEMDGLLSDKEVLKAAVEHHKMLLAEKDRELIRKVQAAKEEVLEKIAALQNEKLELENRLSDLEKMKQEQDTGRQSEKDQYEEKLRVVQMAEESSRKELQRLRLKIQQQTTQMEELEEKKRESADLKQQIHDMQVQLASISQSENDLLESNQKLKETIERLRQECQHARSQAEKAQLETEKTLEYKRIEWLEEKHVLTQCITEKEEKYSQLRNKLCRAAVAQKKRKTLNDNKHRRMQEKLQLLEAKLEELEKENQVLNRQNVSYEEHTRLQKRLKDLQRRHNEFRSLILNPNMPSLNPVSIMSLSALPPGPEMSFGHLQEEQHQRELSLLRKRLEELENTQRKQLEDLGPPRERVTLGTYRESGRTKMVGEGDAQSENSK, encoded by the exons ATGGATGCTTTGGGCAGTGTCCTTCCTCCCATGGCTGGAAATGGTGATACGGCTAATGCACAAGAACTACAAAACCTTCTgattaatgaaaaaatgcaaTCTGAATACTACAAAGCAAATTTTCAAACTTCAAGTGCAGAAAATCTAAG GTTACAGGAGGACTATATGAAATCACAAGATGAACTGAAGCGGTTGTTAGTTGAAAAGCAGACTGTACAGGACAGGTATGAGTATCTTCTTGCTGAATGTCAAGAGGAGTTGCGGGGTAAAATCCAAGAGCTAGAAAAACTGAAGATGGAG GTGATAAGTCCTCCAAAAATAGAACTGTTAAAAGCACAAATACAACGGGAATTGGAATCTTCTATGACAGAACGTTATCGGAAGCTAGAAAAT GAGgtggaaaaatacagaacagaatATAACAAACTTCGTTATGAACATACTTTTCTGAAATCAGAATTTGAACATCAAAAGGAAGAACATGCATGTATtttagaagagaagaaaataaaatatgaggCTGAG GCAGAAAATAAGTCTGCTGACCTACAGATTGATCGACTTGAGAAAGAACTACGGATGAGTCATGAGCAAAATGCTCTTTTAACTAGTAAACTTCACAAATATGAACGAGAGGTCAATTCTTTAGCTGCTAAAGTAA AAGAAGTTAAGCATTCACATAAATTGGAAGTAACAAATGTCAAACTGGAGGCagcaaaaacaaagaatgaggcagaaagagagagaaacaagatTCAAAGTGAAATGGATG GATTGCTGTCAGACAAGGAAGTTCTTAAGGCAGCTGTTGAACATCATAAGATGCTTTTAGCAGAAAAGGACCGGGAGCTAATTCGTAAAGTGCAAGCTGCCAAAGAGGAAGTTCTTGAAAAGATTGCAGCCTTACAGAATGAAAA GTTAGAACTCGAGAACAGATTATCTGACCTAGAGAAGATGAAGCAGGAACAAGATACTGGGAGACAATCTGAAAAGGATCAATATGAAGAGAAACTGCGTGTTGTACAGATGGCAGAAGAATCTAGCAGAAAGGAACTTCAGCGTTTGCG attaaaaattCAACAGCAAACTACTCAGATGGAGgagctggaagaaaagaaacGTGAAAGTGCTGATCTGAAACAG CAAATTCACGACATGCAAGTCCAGCTTGCCTCAATTTCTCAATCAGAAAATGATTTGTTGGAGTCTAATCAGAAGCTGAAGGAAACAATAGAGAGACTGAGACAAGAATGTCAACATGCAAGGAGTCAAGCAGAAAAAGCTCAGCTGGAAACAgagaa GACTTTAGAATACAAACGTATAGAATGGCTGGAGGAGAAGCACGTGCTTACTCAGTGCAtcacagagaaggaagagaaatacAGCCAGCTGAGGAACAAGCTATGTCGAGCTGCTGTTGCTCAAAAAAAG AGAAAGACTCTCAATGATAATAAACACAGGAGGATGCAAGAGAAACTACAGCTTTTGGAAGCCAAGCTAGAAGagttggaaaaagaaaatcaggtgCTAAATAG GCAGAATGTTTCCTATGAAGAACACACACGCCTCCAGAAGAGACTAAAGGACTTGCAGCGCAGGCACAATGAATTCCGGAGTTTAATTCTGAATCCTAACATGCCGTCGCTCAATCCAGTCAGTATAATGTCATTGTCTGCCTTGCCTCCCGGGCCTGAAATGTCCTTCGGCCATCTCCAG gaGGAACAGCATCAAAGAGAGCTCTCCCTGCTTCGCAAGCGGTTGGAAGAACtagaaaacacacagagaaaacagctgGAAGATCTCGGACCACCTAGAGAGCGAGTAACATTGGGCACATACAGGGAGTCAGGTAGAACCAAGATGGTTGGAGAAGGTGATGCACAAAGCGAGAACTCCAAATAA
- the CEP83 gene encoding centrosomal protein of 83 kDa isoform X1 translates to MDALGSVLPPMAGNGDTANAQELQNLLINEKMQSEYYKANFQTSSAENLRLQEDYMKSQDELKRLLVEKQTVQDRYEYLLAECQEELRGKIQELEKLKMEVISPPKIELLKAQIQRELESSMTERYRKLENEVEKYRTEYNKLRYEHTFLKSEFEHQKEEHACILEEKKIKYEAEIARLDKDKEELHKQLLSVDPTRDSKRVEALSREKAQLFQKLKGLEAEVAELRAERDNCVVQAENVQRVQVRQITEMQAMIRSLEAENKSADLQIDRLEKELRMSHEQNALLTSKLHKYEREVNSLAAKVEEVKHSHKLEVTNVKLEAAKTKNEAERERNKIQSEMDGLLSDKEVLKAAVEHHKMLLAEKDRELIRKVQAAKEEVLEKIAALQNEKLELENRLSDLEKMKQEQDTGRQSEKDQYEEKLRVVQMAEESSRKELQRLRLKIQQQTTQMEELEEKKRESADLKQQIHDMQVQLASISQSENDLLESNQKLKETIERLRQECQHARSQAEKAQLETEKTLEYKRIEWLEEKHVLTQCITEKEEKYSQLRNKLCRAAVAQKKRKTLNDNKHRRMQEKLQLLEAKLEELEKENQVLNRQNVSYEEHTRLQKRLKDLQRRHNEFRSLILNPNMPSLNPVSIMSLSALPPGPEMSFGHLQEEQHQRELSLLRKRLEELENTQRKQLEDLGPPRERVTLGTYRESGRTKMVGEGDAQSENSK, encoded by the exons ATGGATGCTTTGGGCAGTGTCCTTCCTCCCATGGCTGGAAATGGTGATACGGCTAATGCACAAGAACTACAAAACCTTCTgattaatgaaaaaatgcaaTCTGAATACTACAAAGCAAATTTTCAAACTTCAAGTGCAGAAAATCTAAG GTTACAGGAGGACTATATGAAATCACAAGATGAACTGAAGCGGTTGTTAGTTGAAAAGCAGACTGTACAGGACAGGTATGAGTATCTTCTTGCTGAATGTCAAGAGGAGTTGCGGGGTAAAATCCAAGAGCTAGAAAAACTGAAGATGGAG GTGATAAGTCCTCCAAAAATAGAACTGTTAAAAGCACAAATACAACGGGAATTGGAATCTTCTATGACAGAACGTTATCGGAAGCTAGAAAAT GAGgtggaaaaatacagaacagaatATAACAAACTTCGTTATGAACATACTTTTCTGAAATCAGAATTTGAACATCAAAAGGAAGAACATGCATGTATtttagaagagaagaaaataaaatatgaggCTGAG ATTGCAAGACTGGATAAAGATAAAGAAGAACTCCATAAACAGCTGCTTAGTGTTGATCCCACGAGGGACAGTAAACGCGTGGAGGCACTCTCTAGAGAAAAGGCACAActgtttcagaaattaaaaggcTTAGAAGCAGAAGTAGCAGAGCTAAGAGCAGAAAGAGACAATTGTGTTGTGCAAGCAGAAAATGTTCAAAGAGTACAAGTACGACAGATAACTGAGATGCAGGCTATGATAAGGTCTCTAGAG GCAGAAAATAAGTCTGCTGACCTACAGATTGATCGACTTGAGAAAGAACTACGGATGAGTCATGAGCAAAATGCTCTTTTAACTAGTAAACTTCACAAATATGAACGAGAGGTCAATTCTTTAGCTGCTAAA gtAGAAGAAGTTAAGCATTCACATAAATTGGAAGTAACAAATGTCAAACTGGAGGCagcaaaaacaaagaatgaggcagaaagagagagaaacaagatTCAAAGTGAAATGGATG GATTGCTGTCAGACAAGGAAGTTCTTAAGGCAGCTGTTGAACATCATAAGATGCTTTTAGCAGAAAAGGACCGGGAGCTAATTCGTAAAGTGCAAGCTGCCAAAGAGGAAGTTCTTGAAAAGATTGCAGCCTTACAGAATGAAAA GTTAGAACTCGAGAACAGATTATCTGACCTAGAGAAGATGAAGCAGGAACAAGATACTGGGAGACAATCTGAAAAGGATCAATATGAAGAGAAACTGCGTGTTGTACAGATGGCAGAAGAATCTAGCAGAAAGGAACTTCAGCGTTTGCG attaaaaattCAACAGCAAACTACTCAGATGGAGgagctggaagaaaagaaacGTGAAAGTGCTGATCTGAAACAG CAAATTCACGACATGCAAGTCCAGCTTGCCTCAATTTCTCAATCAGAAAATGATTTGTTGGAGTCTAATCAGAAGCTGAAGGAAACAATAGAGAGACTGAGACAAGAATGTCAACATGCAAGGAGTCAAGCAGAAAAAGCTCAGCTGGAAACAgagaa GACTTTAGAATACAAACGTATAGAATGGCTGGAGGAGAAGCACGTGCTTACTCAGTGCAtcacagagaaggaagagaaatacAGCCAGCTGAGGAACAAGCTATGTCGAGCTGCTGTTGCTCAAAAAAAG AGAAAGACTCTCAATGATAATAAACACAGGAGGATGCAAGAGAAACTACAGCTTTTGGAAGCCAAGCTAGAAGagttggaaaaagaaaatcaggtgCTAAATAG GCAGAATGTTTCCTATGAAGAACACACACGCCTCCAGAAGAGACTAAAGGACTTGCAGCGCAGGCACAATGAATTCCGGAGTTTAATTCTGAATCCTAACATGCCGTCGCTCAATCCAGTCAGTATAATGTCATTGTCTGCCTTGCCTCCCGGGCCTGAAATGTCCTTCGGCCATCTCCAG gaGGAACAGCATCAAAGAGAGCTCTCCCTGCTTCGCAAGCGGTTGGAAGAACtagaaaacacacagagaaaacagctgGAAGATCTCGGACCACCTAGAGAGCGAGTAACATTGGGCACATACAGGGAGTCAGGTAGAACCAAGATGGTTGGAGAAGGTGATGCACAAAGCGAGAACTCCAAATAA
- the CEP83 gene encoding centrosomal protein of 83 kDa isoform X4 produces MDALGSVLPPMAGNGDTANAQELQNLLINEKMQSEYYKANFQTSSAENLRLQEDYMKSQDELKRLLVEKQTVQDRYEYLLAECQEELRGKIQELEKLKMEVISPPKIELLKAQIQRELESSMTERYRKLENEVEKYRTEYNKLRYEHTFLKSEFEHQKEEHACILEEKKIKYEAEIARLDKDKEELHKQLLSVDPTRDSKRVEALSREKAQLFQKLKGLEAEVAELRAERDNCVVQAENVQRVQVRQITEMQAMIRSLEAENKSADLQIDRLEKELRMSHEQNALLTSKLHKYEREVNSLAAKVKEVKHSHKLEVTNVKLEAAKTKNEAERERNKIQSEMDGLLSDKEVLKAAVEHHKMLLAEKDRELIRKVQAAKEEVLEKIAALQNEKLELENRLSDLEKMKQEQDTGRQSEKDQYEEKLRVVQMAEESSRKELQRLRLKIQQQTTQMEELEEKKRESADLKQQIHDMQVQLASISQSENDLLESNQKLKETIERLRQECQHARSQAEKAQLETEKTLEYKRIEWLEEKHVLTQCITEKEEKYSQLRNKLCRAAVAQKKRKTLNDNKHRRMQEKLQLLEAKLEELEKENQVLNRQNVSYEEHTRLQKRLKDLQRRHNEFRSLILNPNMPSLNPEEQHQRELSLLRKRLEELENTQRKQLEDLGPPRERVTLGTYRESGRTKMVGEGDAQSENSK; encoded by the exons ATGGATGCTTTGGGCAGTGTCCTTCCTCCCATGGCTGGAAATGGTGATACGGCTAATGCACAAGAACTACAAAACCTTCTgattaatgaaaaaatgcaaTCTGAATACTACAAAGCAAATTTTCAAACTTCAAGTGCAGAAAATCTAAG GTTACAGGAGGACTATATGAAATCACAAGATGAACTGAAGCGGTTGTTAGTTGAAAAGCAGACTGTACAGGACAGGTATGAGTATCTTCTTGCTGAATGTCAAGAGGAGTTGCGGGGTAAAATCCAAGAGCTAGAAAAACTGAAGATGGAG GTGATAAGTCCTCCAAAAATAGAACTGTTAAAAGCACAAATACAACGGGAATTGGAATCTTCTATGACAGAACGTTATCGGAAGCTAGAAAAT GAGgtggaaaaatacagaacagaatATAACAAACTTCGTTATGAACATACTTTTCTGAAATCAGAATTTGAACATCAAAAGGAAGAACATGCATGTATtttagaagagaagaaaataaaatatgaggCTGAG ATTGCAAGACTGGATAAAGATAAAGAAGAACTCCATAAACAGCTGCTTAGTGTTGATCCCACGAGGGACAGTAAACGCGTGGAGGCACTCTCTAGAGAAAAGGCACAActgtttcagaaattaaaaggcTTAGAAGCAGAAGTAGCAGAGCTAAGAGCAGAAAGAGACAATTGTGTTGTGCAAGCAGAAAATGTTCAAAGAGTACAAGTACGACAGATAACTGAGATGCAGGCTATGATAAGGTCTCTAGAG GCAGAAAATAAGTCTGCTGACCTACAGATTGATCGACTTGAGAAAGAACTACGGATGAGTCATGAGCAAAATGCTCTTTTAACTAGTAAACTTCACAAATATGAACGAGAGGTCAATTCTTTAGCTGCTAAAGTAA AAGAAGTTAAGCATTCACATAAATTGGAAGTAACAAATGTCAAACTGGAGGCagcaaaaacaaagaatgaggcagaaagagagagaaacaagatTCAAAGTGAAATGGATG GATTGCTGTCAGACAAGGAAGTTCTTAAGGCAGCTGTTGAACATCATAAGATGCTTTTAGCAGAAAAGGACCGGGAGCTAATTCGTAAAGTGCAAGCTGCCAAAGAGGAAGTTCTTGAAAAGATTGCAGCCTTACAGAATGAAAA GTTAGAACTCGAGAACAGATTATCTGACCTAGAGAAGATGAAGCAGGAACAAGATACTGGGAGACAATCTGAAAAGGATCAATATGAAGAGAAACTGCGTGTTGTACAGATGGCAGAAGAATCTAGCAGAAAGGAACTTCAGCGTTTGCG attaaaaattCAACAGCAAACTACTCAGATGGAGgagctggaagaaaagaaacGTGAAAGTGCTGATCTGAAACAG CAAATTCACGACATGCAAGTCCAGCTTGCCTCAATTTCTCAATCAGAAAATGATTTGTTGGAGTCTAATCAGAAGCTGAAGGAAACAATAGAGAGACTGAGACAAGAATGTCAACATGCAAGGAGTCAAGCAGAAAAAGCTCAGCTGGAAACAgagaa GACTTTAGAATACAAACGTATAGAATGGCTGGAGGAGAAGCACGTGCTTACTCAGTGCAtcacagagaaggaagagaaatacAGCCAGCTGAGGAACAAGCTATGTCGAGCTGCTGTTGCTCAAAAAAAG AGAAAGACTCTCAATGATAATAAACACAGGAGGATGCAAGAGAAACTACAGCTTTTGGAAGCCAAGCTAGAAGagttggaaaaagaaaatcaggtgCTAAATAG GCAGAATGTTTCCTATGAAGAACACACACGCCTCCAGAAGAGACTAAAGGACTTGCAGCGCAGGCACAATGAATTCCGGAGTTTAATTCTGAATCCTAACATGCCGTCGCTCAATCCA gaGGAACAGCATCAAAGAGAGCTCTCCCTGCTTCGCAAGCGGTTGGAAGAACtagaaaacacacagagaaaacagctgGAAGATCTCGGACCACCTAGAGAGCGAGTAACATTGGGCACATACAGGGAGTCAGGTAGAACCAAGATGGTTGGAGAAGGTGATGCACAAAGCGAGAACTCCAAATAA